From Syngnathoides biaculeatus isolate LvHL_M chromosome 12, ASM1980259v1, whole genome shotgun sequence:
GCACACCTGACATCATCGTGTCAAGGCCAAAAGGTAAGCAAAGCTGCACTGGATCCCTCAGTTAAATTGTCGCTGCGGTGGGGATCGCGGGTTATTTGCCTTTGCTCATGTGCCGTGTGTAATTCATTGGCTCGGTTGGGAACAATGACGTGCTGCCTCCACAGAggaaaatacaatccatccCATCTTATAGGGTACAGATGCcaaacttaaggcccgggggccaaatctggcctgcTGCAGGATTTTATGTGCTCCGCGAAGGAAAATTATGAGAATCAACttccattaattaaaaaaaaaaaaaatctggactgaagtttcaaatcatcatacaaatgataacattgatatATTCCTCGCAATATTCTGTGCCCCACggcaatagttaaaaaaaaaaaaagccattactcttgatttgtgatgacaaaactagctcataaattccatctgtaaatatgatgaggtgaaagatttgcATGGTGTCAcattcataacagccctctgggGGAAACTAACACAAAcatgagttcgacacccctgttATGTGGTGTTTCGCAGGTTTAGGGCCGCCTCTTTTTGCTTTAAAGAGCTGGAAGCGCAGCCGCCTCCAGTCGGCGAGGTAACGAAAGGGGCAACACAAGTTTTTGGGGGTGGAAATGGGCGGACTCACTTTTATGTTTCAGTATTCTCTCCCCCAAACAGGGTCATCAGCAAGTGTGTAAAGTGTGCCATTACGTTTTACCCTTGggttattttgacaaaagtatgTCACAAACTTAAGAGACCTGAGAACGGTTTCaaattgtgaaacaaaaatgctgTGCCACATCAAAACTAGAATCTCCAACTCAACCCACGCAGTCTCACTAAAAACGATGCCTTGTAAAGTGAAAGATATTATCATGATGAGAGTTTGACCCGAACGTGGATTAATCTAGTTTCCTTTATTTCCGATGGTGGAGAGAAAAATATCTTTGGAAATCTGATTGTGTTAAGACATTTAAGGATTTCTCTAGCCCGAGTTGATTGATAACAAAGACTTCTCTGAAGATCACAACTCAAACAGTGAGATTAAAAACCTACCTTAGGTGGTTTAAAGGGATAGTCTGTGGGGAAATGGACGGAAAGGAAGAAAACCCCTCCGTGGTATGGACTGTCATTCTGAGACGGAAAAGGAACACAGAGGTCAATCGAAACGTTTTTATTACCTTCTTCCATGCATTGAATTTGTAGCAAAAAAAGAATtgctgatatttaaaaaaaaaaaagtaataataatctaAAGCTATTATCTCAACAGTGTCACAAGACCAGCATACTAGTGTGCCAGGCTAAACACTTTAAAACAGGAAACAAGGGGGTGCTGAAAAGTCAACATACAGCCATATTGTCTGCACATTCTGAGGACTGAAAGaaatacagggaaaaaaaaaaaaaaaagaatctagaAAAATCTTACCGGTCCAGTGATGGTGGCTTGCCAATGGAACActatgaaagacaaaaaaaggttaTTAAGAAACTAGAAAGACCAGTTACTTCAAAGGATTGTGTACATGAATGCCAAGAGGCCCGGTTATTGTTTACAAAGGCACATACCATACATATTACGACAAGATGTCATAAATCATGGATAATATCACGCAAACAAGCCGCATAAGGAACTACAACCCCTGCCGATTCGCAGACTTACCTACCTGCGATTCCCACACTATTAAGTATTcgctaaaaaaaatgccctaTTCACACTCAATTACATATTTTGTAGCTCTTCCTACAATGCCATAAGATGTCGTCATAATGCCACATTCCTCTTAAGGTGGCATGTTAGAGGAGTAGCAGCTGCCCCGCTGGATGATAGACAACATTTGACATCTTTGCAGTTTTTGAAAGCAGATTATTCCCTTGCCCCATGGCTCACCCGCtgacaatacaaaaaaagtccACCTGGTAAAAAGTTTTTATGCCCCTCGACTGAAGTTTAGCACCCGTTTGAGAGAAGGTAAAAAGTTTCATTCATTGGATGCTTCAGAGTGTGATAAAGTTTTACCTTGTACCGACGTCACGCTGTTCAAAGGCTTCAAAACAGCGTAAAATGTACCGCGTGTGGGAGCAGGGCGACGGCCAACCTGGCACTGAACTCACTTCGGAGGACAGAAAAACTTCTTGCCAGGCAGCAATATTGCAACGCTGTGCTAGTGTCAGTGATGGGAATGGtttgcttacaaaaaaaaaaaaaaagaaaaaccaaaatTGTCAAATGTTGACGGCCTCACATCTGTCCCAGTGATACCTGAGATCAAATAGAAAGGAGGAAGTGTACAATGACTTGTGGGACACCCTATACAGTGgcatcttagaaaatggatgaatgaatttgaaatgtattacttttttttaaaaaaaaaaaaggttatgtaATCAATCAGGAAAAAATTGGCTAGTAGtaaattgtgttaaattattATACGTAATTCTGTTCGGGGTTTTTTTGCGAGGGGGGGTTCCAAATAACAACCAATCCTGAATACATTGTCACGTTTCTGTCCATAATCTGTAATTTCACTAAGAAATAAATATTGGGTATCGAGGGaggtttaaaaactgcattgtgAACTTTGTCACACTATGGGTTCACCACTCTTCTCGAGCAGTCTTCAAAAACAGACATCCAGAATTAACACACGTGTATGAATCACCTTcgggtgtcaaaaaaaaaaaaaaaaatatatatatatatataatatatatatatatatatatatatatatcgagagagagatgacgatgatgattaaaaacaaaccattttATATGACTCACTGTCGTCTCCTACAGGCCCAGCCGAACACGAAGCAGGAGGGTCCCGCTGCAAGTCCATCAATTCCTAACAAAAACACTGTTTAAGgcatttttaaaacacttttgaggGACTAGGGGGAAGAAACCGACGTTAAGGTCAAGTGACGACCGGTGTATGGGCAtctaaaataaaccaaaaacacaaaaacaacaggaaaaaaaatatgacaaagattACAGATGAGTAAAAACAAGCGAACACGCCTTACATCCCTTGCTAGGCCAACTTTAGCCAACCAAGTTAGCTTAGTCGAGTTGGAACCAGACGTGCCAGGGACTTAAATGTTAATGATTGCAGCGTCGGGGCAGTTCACATTGACTGAGTGTCTGTTTTACATGTGAAAATAGAATCCGTCCACGCTAATATTTACATCAAACTACTTGGCAAACACGGCGATGAATGTTGGCTGAATTAACCGGCTATCTCGACGTGCCCTGGCGACTTAAGAACAAATGATACGGGGAAAAGCTCACCTTCTTTATTCTTTTCAAAGCCATGATAACTCTTCGGTGTTGCGTGGGGAAGATCGGGGCGTCAAACCGGCAACTGTCAACTCGCAACAATGACCCGATCCGATGTTTAATTGTTTGGAGACGAAACTGGTTCGCTTTTTGTTTCCGCGTTTTTGTCTGAGCGCGGTGCATCGTGGGCATTGTAGTGTGCGAGCCACGTCTCTCTTAAAGGGGCCGCACGCTTGAGGCCTTCGGAGTCGGGAAGTGTGGACACTCTGTGAACTCACCGCACTGCTCTGTCATTGGTTACATGTGCGTCACATGTGCTACGGGCACCATGTTGTTTCTGTGCGTTTGCATATCCCTCGCCGTCCCCATGCTTTTGACTTTGGTGGCTTTGCTCAGACTTTGCTACGTTGGAAGTGGATTTTTGTCTAAAACGGTTTGTTGTGCGGCCGGAGGCTGTTCAAATCATCCTGGAATTGGCATACTGATGCTTTATTTCCCGAGAAAAACCCAGAATGACAACATACTGTATTCTTTTGAAAGGGAAAATGAAGTCACTATTTGTTTTCGAGATAAGACTAATTGTTTCTTTATGGTTAGAAGTAGGTGGTCACTGTCAAATATTGCTCGCATTCAATTGTTTTATCTTGTTAATAATTAACTTGCACAGGGTGTACTTCCATGTTCCATGTTGGCTGCAATGACGTGTGAGTAAAGTTCATTCAAATCAAGTACAGCACACCAAAGATGTATAAATATCCATGTGTGAAATACATCATTGGATTTCCTTTAATGTTAGGAATAAATTGACAGTGAACGCAATCATAAGGCTCATGCTGGCTACACTAAAAGGTGGGTAACAAGATGGTGCCTCAGCGCACGGCTGCTCAGATAAATTCCTTCTAGTTCCTTCCTGTTATTACTTAGTCACTACTAGAGTCACTTTGAAAACTCCGTTGAGACAGTTCATTCATTTGACTCCGTTTGATTGGTCAAACGGCGTCAAATCTCTCTTTTTGTTACAATGGATTAGTGAAACAATCATATGACAGGAAGTCTGTGacaacccccccaccgccctaaaaaatgatcacacaagaaatcatagatttttttttcaagataaaaaatACAAGTTGCGATCAGAATGTATTCCAATGTGAAGgtttaaaataatctttttgtcttaaaaaaataacagtacaaGTAAAACGTATCTTGATGTAAAACTACagtactctgacaagtacaatttatccaCAAAGTGATTGAGCAACTGTTACAcagtaaatgtaatatttaattgttAATATCCACTTTACCTGCTTTCTGCAGAACGTAGTACCACGGCACCTATTGTTTACAAACAGGAACAAGATGATTTATcctctggaagaaaaaaaaatcaaaaccataaaaacaacaatattgttgcaggtaaaataaacaaatatttctAATATTACAACCATTAATGAATAGGTTTTGCGTCGCTTTTTGCCTTAAGTGTCTGACTTTCGACGATCATCCATTTCACCAGCTTTTATCGCCCCACAGGTGCACTTTAAAATTTGATGCTTTGGCCTAAAATACCCTTTTGGTGATGAATGCTTGAACTCCAAAGCAGATTTATGATTGAATTGAGCAGACGGCTCCTGATGATCAcaaattattatccatccatcagttttctttgccgcttatcctcacgagtgctggagcctatgccagctgtcaacggggtacaccctgaactggttgcaagtcaatcgcagggcacatagagacaaacagtcacccGCAAAAtcccaccgaggggcaatttagagtgtccaattaatgttgcatgtttttggggatgtgggaggaaaccggagtgcccggaaaaaaacgacgcaggcacggggagaacatgcaaactccacataggcggggccgggatcgaacccaggtcctcagaattgtgaggctttaccagctgcgccaccatgccgccccctaCAACtatgttgtatatatattttttaatgctttatgtttttggaaagtaatTATGTGACGTAATAGTAGTGGGTATTAAGCGTTGGATTAAGTGAGCAAATGAAGCCCCCAGCTACCAAATTCACAATTTGCCTGTTGTTGTGACCACATTTAGCCCACAATAAAGCAAATTCTCtctttttattaaatttatgatttattttttaattttgatgaaGCTTGCAGGGAAAAGCAGCTGAGCTGAATATTCAGGTCCTACTGGTCAATAGCTTAAGTCCAGAGAGAGCAAAGGCCACGCAAGGACAGGACACAAACACAGGCGCCAGACAGGAAGAGGGGGGTCGTAGCTCCAATTTTTCATATCTTGCCTGCGCTGCGTAGCTAAAATGAAATTCTTACCATTTGTTTCCACCGCATTGATTTACAAGGAATCGAATGAGCGCATTTTGAATTCATGGCATTTTCTCAGAGATTTGAGGAACAACCTTGTCTAATCAACTTCTTTGTAAAATCTCAGGAGGATCCAAACTTTGCTTAGGAATATGAATTACGAATGCAATCTTCTGAATAGTAGTGCAAGGGTGTGTAACATTTTGcaagtgaagttaaaaaaaaaaactggagcgCATGCTGTGCAGAGCGGAGCCGGCCGGGGGACTTCTAAGCCAAAGTAAATCAATAATCAATTTTATAGGTCAAATCTGAGGGGAACTGAAAGCATCCGGATGCTGTGTCTCTTTCCGAaattaaatgtttcatatttgtgtgtttatcAGCAAAATGGTAATAAAACACTTGCAGGTCTTGATGTTAGTAACATTTGTTCAACTCAAAGATGTTTTAACAATTCTTCTCAATACAATGATAACAACACGCAGTTCTGATTGACGGATGTCCGAGAGGTGCAAATATAAAGCCCCTCTCatattatgtcatgtcattatccaagccgcttatcctcacaagggctgcgggaaagctggaccgtatcccagctagcttcggtcgaaaggcggactacaccctgaactggttgccagttagtcgcagggcagacatcgacaccatcactgagcgggaattgatcccacgctgcctgcaccaaaggcaggcgtgtgtaccactacaccatcgtattatggaaaattaatttttttaattgcctatACAGTGAATCCTCATTTATCGCAGGGCAGAACTTCCAGACCCACCGGTAACAGATGAAAACCGACGATATAGAGATTGTGTAACAAATGCTTTTATTAAATATGCTGAGGATTTACACCTCCCACACACTTTAAAGACTTTTAAGCTTATTAAAATGAGTTTTAATACCCTGGCCTCGCTCTTTTGTTTGCACAACTCTACAAATAAAATGCAGTTATTGTAAAATGGACGCATAACACGAGAACCAAAGATTTATTTAAACATCAACCAAACTGTGTAATTTTGTATCACCGAAGTCTACGATCTTAAACGTAGACTACCGGAAATTAGCATCGGTGAGTACAATGCACAGTAATTATGAACCTTCCAACAACTGTTATTACAATTTGTAGTTGCATATAATTAACAACTCCCACTTTCTATGACTGTAATAAAAGGGTCAAATTTGATATACACACAAtggcgacacacacacacacacacacacacacaccacacacacacacacacacacacacacagttctaAAGTTGTCACAAGTGAATTAAACCTCACTTGGTTTTATGCTTTCCTCATCCTCATTGTAACCAAAACATCGCTCCGCATTTGCATGAGACAGAACCAACCCCGAAAAACATccagatttttatttacattttgaaaacccGCCATAATACGTGGGCGTTGCAGATAATCCTTCCCGGATCACCTCCCCGAATGGGGCTTTTGTAGGTCCTCGTGTTGTGGTCTGCGCGTGAATTCAACGTGCAAATACTTGTGTTAAGCGCCCGCAAATGGCCTCGGCggaggaataataataataataatattcagtATAATGACGGGCCGCGATTCAATAACAGAGCGAGCTGCGGCGGAATTAATTTCTACCTATCTTGTACAGGTCGATGGATGGGTGATGTAATTTCCTTAAGAGGGTACGTGTTGCA
This genomic window contains:
- the LOC133509403 gene encoding ubiquitin-conjugating enzyme E2 D4-like; translation: MPTMHRAQTKTRKQKANQFRLQTIKHRIGSLLRVDSCRFDAPIFPTQHRRVIMALKRIKKELMDLQRDPPASCSAGPVGDDMFHWQATITGPNDSPYHGGVFFLSVHFPTDYPFKPPKVAFTTKIYHPNINSNGSICLDILRSQWSPALTVSKVLLSICSLLCDPNPDDPLVPDIAHTYKSDRQKYNEVAKEWTKKFAM